A DNA window from Argopecten irradians isolate NY chromosome 10, Ai_NY, whole genome shotgun sequence contains the following coding sequences:
- the LOC138332805 gene encoding forkhead box protein B1-like, producing the protein MPRPGRNTYNEQKPPYSYIALTAMAIQSSQEKMLPLNDIYKFIMDRFPFYRQNTQRWQNSLRHNLSFNDCFIKIPRRPDRPGKGSYWALHPMCGEMFENGSFLRRRKRFKLNSIQKAFLDPLRQCLESPYFSDRGAARMSPVNQTPQQSPRFQSYGHLTGHGNSSSFKQPFTIENIIAPENKTNSVLPQPILPTPLPAFATQFAGALSCSNFVTPYSTGELLSTLASSYGMAAEYQNILKSNHVLSHHRVPAVPLPIKPSPYSALSYQSEHGVLANSRSALNLSTTGLDIERSIKMAQSKRDHSLALSVEQTS; encoded by the coding sequence ATGCCGAGACCAGGAAGAAATACGTACAATGAACAAAAGCCTCCATATTCTTACATAGCGCTGACCGCTATGGCTATCCAGTCTTCTCAAGAGAAGATGCTCCCATTGaatgatatttacaaattcatCATGGACAGATTTCCATTTTATAGACAAAATACTCAAAGATGGCAAAATTCTCTTCGACACAACCTCTCATTTAACGACTGCTTCATTAAAATTCCGAGGAGGCCGGATCGTCCTGGTAAAGGCAGTTACTGGGCCTTGCACCCAATGTGTGgagaaatgtttgaaaatgGAAGTTTTCTTAGAAGGAGAAAGAGATTTAAATTAAACAGCATTCAGAAAGCATTTTTGGACCCACTTAGACAGTGCTTAGAGTCCCCCTATTTTTCGGACAGGGGAGCAGCCCGGATGTCCCCCGTGAATCAAACACCTCAGCAGTCTCCAAGATTTCAGTCGTATGGACATTTGACAGGACATGGTAATTCCAGCTCGTTCAAACAACCTTTCACGATAGAAAATATCATTGCCCCTGAAAACAAGACGAACAGTGTACTTCCGCAACCTATTCTTCCCACCCCTTTGCCGGCTTTCGCCACCCAATTCGCTGGTGCATTGTCGTGTTCAAATTTTGTGACTCCTTACTCAACTGGAGAACTGTTGTCTACGCTTGCCTCCTCGTACGGAATGGCGGCGGAGTatcaaaatattctgaaatcaaACCACGTTCTATCCCACCACCGAGTACCTGCAGTACCTCTACCCATAAAACCGTCGCCATATTCAGCTCTTTCATATCAGAGCGAACATGGTGTCCTTGCTAATTCTCGTTCAGCCCTTAATCTTTCAACAACAGGACTTGACATTGAGCGCTCCATCAAAATGGCACAATCGAAAAGGGACCATAGTTTAGCCCTGTCAGTTGAACAAACTTCTTGA